The Cryomorphaceae bacterium 1068 region GCAGCAGTGGCTGTATTCGACATGACCATGCTCGCGACGGCAGTCATCATCATAAGTCCAAAGAGAAGGCTAGTCGGTTTGGACCCAAACCGCTTTACGGTAAATTGAAACAGGGCTTTATCGAGTTGCACTCGCTGCATTCCTTCGGCAAGGAAGAACCCTCCCAATAAGAGCCAAATAACATTACTTGTCCAAGTGCCCACGTAGACCGATACGTCCATAGGCGATACGAGGAAGTAGTCTGAGCCCAGTACAAAGACCAGATAGGCAATGATGAAGATTCCCACGGCAAAAGGAGGAATGGCTTCAGTAAGCCACAAGCCGACTGCGAGAATGAGTAGGAATAGCACGTAGTTCATCGCGGGAGACGAATCCGGTATATCAATGAAATAGGCTATTCCGAGCGCTATTATGACATTCCCAATAAAAGTGGAAGTGTTGAATAAATAGTGAAATGCTTTCTTTCGATAGTGACGGAATGCGGCTCTTCTGGAGTCGTATGTTGCCATTTTCTAAGGTGTTTCTGTTTTTTCGCCTACCAGAGCGTACTGAACCAAGTTGGCGCCCATCCTCAGGGCTTCTTGACGAGTCTCTTCAGGATCATTGTGCACGGCAGGATCTTCCCAACCATCTCCGAGATCAGACTCTACGCTATAGAAGAGTACAAGTCTTCCTTCGTGAAAGATTCCGTAACCGCGCGGCGGCGCTCCATCATGTTCGTGAACTTTTGGCAGCCCTTTGTTGAAGTCGTATTTCTGGTGGTAGATGGGATGGTCAAAAGGAATTTCAACCAACTCCTTTTCGGGGAAAACCTGCTCTAGCTGATTTCTCAAAAAAGCATCCATTCCATAATTATCGTCAATGTGCAGAAAGCCACCTCCAAGTAGATAAAGCCGAAGGTTTTCACGGTCATTGCTGTTGAACACCACATTTCCGTGCCCCGTCATGTGGATGAAAGGATAGTTGAATATATCAGGGCTACCTACCTCAACATATTTCGTTTCACCAATACTCATGTTGAGTTGCTCACGGCAAAACTCCGCCAGATTGGGAACGGAAGTCGGATTGGAGTACCAGTCTCCTCCGCCACGGTATTGAAGTACCGCCAATGAAAATGAGCCGTCTTGGGCAAAGACGGAATTTGAAATCAATACGAAAAGGAAGAGAAGTTTTTTCAT contains the following coding sequences:
- a CDS encoding DUF4159 domain-containing protein codes for the protein MKKLLFLFVLISNSVFAQDGSFSLAVLQYRGGGDWYSNPTSVPNLAEFCREQLNMSIGETKYVEVGSPDIFNYPFIHMTGHGNVVFNSNDRENLRLYLLGGGFLHIDDNYGMDAFLRNQLEQVFPEKELVEIPFDHPIYHQKYDFNKGLPKVHEHDGAPPRGYGIFHEGRLVLFYSVESDLGDGWEDPAVHNDPEETRQEALRMGANLVQYALVGEKTETP